One genomic region from Hyalangium minutum encodes:
- a CDS encoding AI-2E family transporter — translation MQPPPEAFERTERRKRLIILACLWGTILAVLLLFRSVVMPFAGAALIAYLVQPLVARITRLRVAGRAIPHWVAILLIYALFFVGVYLFFIALVPQLYRELARISRDGVAFVNSLTPDYLQKSAQRLEEWLGAYGIPVALSNRGVEGEDAVPAFSFAVDLAQLLKDSVARLSVLVRENLGNIVGVSRSIIAGVLATIFGLFFMLMVAAFFSIDAVAIRRYFGTLIPPEYANDARTLLHRIDRSLSGVVRGQVTICVVNGALTAIGLLVFGVKFAFLLATIATFFSLIPIFGTIISSVPIVLIAMADGFQKGLAILVWIIGIHALEAYFLNPKIMGQAARIHPVIVAFSLIAGERLYGLVGALFAVPIAAMFVACFDFARIKAQPAPPPAP, via the coding sequence ATGCAGCCGCCCCCTGAAGCCTTCGAACGGACCGAGCGCCGCAAGCGGCTCATCATCCTCGCCTGCCTGTGGGGGACCATTCTCGCGGTCCTCTTGCTCTTCCGCTCGGTGGTCATGCCCTTCGCGGGAGCGGCGCTTATCGCCTACCTGGTGCAGCCGCTGGTGGCGCGCATTACCCGGCTCCGGGTCGCGGGCCGGGCCATTCCCCACTGGGTGGCCATCCTGCTCATCTATGCGCTCTTCTTCGTGGGCGTGTACCTGTTCTTCATCGCGCTGGTGCCGCAGCTCTACCGGGAGCTGGCGCGCATCAGCCGGGACGGCGTGGCCTTCGTCAACTCGCTCACGCCGGACTACCTCCAGAAGAGCGCCCAGCGCCTGGAGGAGTGGCTCGGCGCCTATGGAATCCCCGTGGCGCTCTCCAACCGGGGCGTGGAGGGCGAAGACGCGGTGCCTGCCTTCAGCTTCGCGGTGGATCTGGCGCAGCTGCTCAAGGACTCGGTGGCGCGGCTCTCCGTGCTGGTGCGCGAGAACCTGGGCAACATCGTCGGCGTCTCGCGCAGCATCATCGCCGGGGTGCTGGCGACCATCTTCGGCTTGTTCTTCATGCTGATGGTGGCGGCGTTCTTCTCCATCGACGCAGTGGCCATCCGCCGCTACTTCGGCACGCTCATCCCTCCCGAGTACGCCAACGACGCGCGCACGCTGCTGCATCGCATCGACCGCTCCCTGTCCGGCGTGGTGCGCGGACAGGTGACGATCTGCGTGGTGAACGGCGCGCTGACCGCGATTGGCCTGCTGGTGTTCGGGGTGAAGTTCGCCTTCCTGCTGGCCACCATCGCCACGTTCTTCAGCCTGATCCCCATCTTCGGCACCATCATCAGCTCGGTGCCCATCGTCCTCATCGCCATGGCGGACGGGTTCCAGAAGGGACTGGCCATCCTGGTGTGGATCATCGGCATCCACGCGCTGGAGGCATACTTCCTCAACCCGAAGATCATGGGTCAGGCGGCGCGCATCCACCCGGTCATCGTGGCCTTCAGCCTGATTGCCGGCGAGCGCCTCTACGGGCTGGTGGGCGCGCTGTTCGCGGTGCCCATCGCGGCGATGTTCGTGGCGTGCTTCGACTTCGCGCGCATCAAGGCCCAGCCCGCTCCGCCTCCGGCGCCCTGA
- a CDS encoding Rne/Rng family ribonuclease: MGSILVINTSGRETRVALVEGGHIAEFYLERKKDKGVVGNIYKGRVVRVLPGMQAAFVDIGLEKAAFLYVSDVVYDPDFARSQFELTEGEHEDFPDVPSESEAEAAEAATGGPETATAATHEVELEVQELAPGELAPPPQGEPVTPVEAKPAAPSSETPPGGTIIAPVDSGVVAAAAVMTVPPVVDEGSRPVPPPLPPAATASEPAAVAAAPEEPGSAPVAGVPVEASPVASVQEALPPTAASAEPVASETAPAAPGSETAPAAQLQPEPPPHAATALGEIIPSPHAAETPGAAPRSDVTTGERRAPREGRDAREARHREREKEREQRDKDKARRQRDEQQRRDKEEKSKARKSSRIEDLLKVGQEVVVQISKDPIGTKGARLTSHISIPGRHLVFMPTVDHVGISRRISNEKERKRLREIVDRMRPAGTGFIVRTVAENVPQEKLETDIRFLIEVWNQVVRRNEKRGGPGLLHPDLDLILRATRDLFAHDVEKLVVDDREEYERILAFVNAQDPALKDRVVLHDTEEPIFDAYGIEQELQRATQRKVWLKSGGYLIIDQAEALTAIDVNSGRYVGKKSLEETITKINVEAAKEIVYQLRLRNIGGIIICDFIDMEKAQNRDKVFKSLQEALGRDKAKTNVLRISELGLVEMTRKRVRESIGRVLHEDCPYCDGKGFVKTATTVCYEIFREIRREAPGYKDSTLVINCSADVARLLQGEERNELRHLMDRYNKSIQVKAQQNYHREQYDIYGRSAQGPEHKVASSPGSGDGELALQRRPDSGGSGDRYRQDQGRRGGGRDRDRGERSDRGERSDRGERSDRGERNDRGERSDRGERSDRGERGDRGDRGRRPDQNRGDRNRGGDQRRDDRRGDRGEHSQRPPQAPAGNAPSASSEPSSPPPPPSNGGGTSNGGNGSSSGGSES; encoded by the coding sequence ATGGGCAGCATCCTTGTCATCAACACCTCGGGTCGGGAGACCCGGGTCGCTCTCGTCGAGGGCGGCCACATCGCGGAGTTCTATCTCGAGCGTAAGAAGGACAAAGGCGTCGTCGGTAACATCTACAAAGGCCGTGTCGTCCGGGTGCTCCCGGGCATGCAGGCGGCCTTCGTGGACATCGGCCTCGAGAAGGCCGCCTTCCTCTACGTCAGTGACGTTGTCTACGACCCGGACTTCGCCCGCTCGCAGTTCGAGCTGACCGAGGGCGAGCACGAGGACTTCCCGGACGTGCCCTCGGAGTCCGAGGCCGAGGCCGCCGAGGCTGCCACCGGAGGCCCAGAGACCGCCACCGCCGCCACCCACGAGGTGGAGTTGGAGGTGCAGGAACTGGCCCCGGGTGAGCTGGCCCCGCCGCCCCAGGGTGAGCCTGTGACTCCGGTGGAGGCGAAGCCCGCAGCTCCGTCTTCCGAGACGCCTCCGGGTGGGACGATCATTGCTCCGGTGGACTCGGGTGTTGTCGCCGCCGCGGCGGTGATGACCGTTCCTCCCGTGGTCGATGAGGGCTCGCGGCCCGTTCCCCCGCCCCTCCCTCCTGCCGCAACGGCCTCCGAGCCCGCCGCGGTGGCTGCGGCTCCGGAGGAGCCCGGCAGCGCTCCCGTGGCCGGCGTTCCTGTGGAAGCCAGCCCTGTGGCTTCTGTCCAGGAGGCTCTGCCCCCGACCGCGGCTTCGGCGGAGCCTGTGGCGTCCGAGACCGCTCCCGCGGCTCCGGGCTCCGAGACTGCTCCCGCCGCTCAGCTCCAGCCCGAGCCGCCGCCGCACGCGGCCACCGCGCTGGGAGAGATCATCCCTTCGCCTCACGCTGCGGAGACTCCTGGCGCCGCGCCCCGCTCTGACGTCACCACCGGTGAGCGCCGGGCGCCTCGCGAGGGCCGGGACGCCCGTGAGGCCCGCCACCGCGAGCGCGAGAAGGAGCGCGAGCAGCGGGACAAGGACAAGGCCCGGCGCCAGCGCGACGAGCAGCAGCGCCGCGACAAGGAGGAGAAGTCCAAGGCTCGGAAGAGCTCGCGCATCGAGGACCTGCTGAAGGTGGGCCAGGAGGTGGTGGTCCAGATCTCGAAGGACCCGATCGGCACCAAGGGCGCCCGCCTCACCTCGCACATCTCCATCCCCGGCCGTCACCTGGTGTTCATGCCCACGGTGGACCACGTGGGCATCAGCCGCCGCATCTCCAACGAGAAGGAGCGCAAGCGGCTGCGTGAAATCGTCGACCGCATGCGCCCGGCGGGCACGGGCTTCATCGTCCGCACCGTGGCGGAGAACGTCCCGCAGGAGAAGCTCGAGACGGACATCCGGTTCCTCATCGAGGTGTGGAACCAGGTGGTGCGCCGCAACGAGAAGCGCGGCGGCCCGGGCCTGCTGCACCCGGACCTGGACCTCATCCTCCGCGCCACGCGTGACTTGTTCGCGCATGACGTGGAGAAGCTCGTGGTGGACGACCGCGAGGAGTACGAGCGCATCCTCGCCTTCGTGAACGCGCAGGATCCGGCTCTGAAGGACCGCGTGGTGCTCCACGACACCGAGGAGCCCATCTTCGACGCGTACGGCATCGAGCAGGAGCTGCAGCGCGCCACCCAGCGCAAGGTGTGGCTCAAGAGCGGCGGCTACCTGATCATCGATCAGGCCGAGGCGCTCACGGCGATCGACGTCAACTCGGGCCGGTACGTGGGCAAGAAGAGCCTCGAGGAGACGATCACCAAGATCAACGTCGAGGCGGCCAAGGAGATCGTCTACCAGCTCCGGCTGCGGAACATCGGCGGCATCATCATCTGCGACTTCATCGACATGGAGAAGGCGCAGAACCGCGACAAGGTCTTCAAGTCGCTCCAGGAGGCGCTGGGGCGCGACAAGGCGAAGACGAACGTGCTGCGCATCTCCGAGCTGGGCTTGGTGGAGATGACGCGCAAGCGCGTGCGCGAGTCCATCGGCCGCGTGCTCCACGAGGACTGCCCGTACTGCGACGGCAAGGGCTTCGTGAAGACGGCCACCACGGTCTGCTACGAGATCTTCCGGGAGATCCGCCGCGAGGCCCCCGGCTACAAGGACTCGACGCTGGTCATCAACTGCAGCGCGGACGTGGCGCGGCTGCTCCAGGGCGAGGAGCGCAACGAGCTGCGCCACCTGATGGACCGCTACAACAAGTCCATCCAAGTTAAAGCGCAGCAGAACTACCACCGCGAGCAGTACGACATCTACGGCCGCTCTGCCCAGGGCCCCGAGCACAAGGTGGCCTCGTCGCCGGGCTCTGGTGATGGAGAGCTGGCGCTGCAGCGCCGCCCGGACAGCGGTGGATCCGGCGATCGGTACCGCCAGGACCAGGGCCGCCGAGGCGGTGGCCGGGACCGCGACCGGGGCGAGCGCAGTGACCGGGGCGAGCGCAGTGACCGGGGCGAGCGCAGTGACCGGGGCGAGCGCAATGACCGGGGCGAGCGCAGTGACCGGGGCGAGCGCAGTGACCGGGGCGAGCGCGGTGACCGGGGCGACCGAGGCCGGCGTCCGGATCAGAACCGGGGCGACCGGAACCGCGGAGGTGATCAGCGCCGGGATGATCGCCGGGGTGACCGCGGCGAGCACTCCCAGCGCCCGCCTCAAGCGCCTGCGGGCAACGCGCCCTCGGCCAGCAGCGAGCCCTCTTCGCCTCCTCCTCCGCCCAGCAATGGCGGTGGGACGAGCAACGGGGGCAACGGCTCGAGCTCGGGTGGCTCCGAGTCCTGA
- the rho gene encoding transcription termination factor Rho — protein sequence MRKARSTKEKAETDLTDERPKRGRKTAAKSVEREEPERPARRRTAARREEEAPEPEVEEQAAETPRPVLTPMPRPVRDEEFQEARAVEAAEPAAAPVAAPEPVETPSVTEVTRDGAPMQVIKLNDLKRMKITELAKMAHDFNIEGYQGLKKQDLIFALLSGIADKRFEVHAEGVLELLSDGFGFLRSSDSDYQPSPDDIYVSPSQVRRFNLRPGDTITGPIRQPREGERFFALQKVDRVNFVDPLSEAARERILFDNLTPLYPTRKLKLEHEGSEMTTRIIDMFCPIGLGQRCLIVAPPKAGKTVLLQNIAHAIAKNHPDVYLMVLLVDERPEEVTDMERSVRGEVVSSTFDEPATRHVQVAEMVIDKAKRLVEQKYDVCILLDSITRLARAYNTVVPASGKILSGGVDANALHKPKRFFGAARNIEEGGSLTIIGTALIDTGSRMDEVIFEEFKGTGNSEIVLDRKLFEKRIFPCLDINKSGTRKEELLLSQTDLIRITALRQVLHPFTPIDAMEFVLKHMRPTPSNVDFLGSMNR from the coding sequence ATGCGCAAAGCACGTTCCACCAAAGAGAAGGCTGAGACAGATCTGACCGACGAGCGCCCCAAGCGCGGCCGCAAGACCGCGGCGAAGAGCGTGGAGCGGGAAGAGCCCGAGCGCCCCGCGCGCCGCCGGACCGCCGCCCGCCGCGAGGAGGAGGCCCCCGAGCCCGAGGTGGAGGAGCAGGCCGCCGAGACTCCGCGCCCCGTGCTGACGCCCATGCCGCGTCCGGTGCGCGACGAGGAGTTCCAGGAGGCCCGCGCTGTCGAGGCCGCCGAGCCCGCCGCCGCCCCCGTCGCCGCTCCCGAGCCCGTGGAGACGCCCTCTGTCACCGAGGTGACGCGCGATGGCGCTCCGATGCAGGTCATCAAGCTCAATGACCTGAAGCGGATGAAGATCACCGAGCTGGCGAAGATGGCCCACGACTTCAACATCGAGGGTTACCAGGGCCTGAAGAAGCAGGACCTGATCTTCGCGCTGCTGTCGGGCATCGCCGACAAGCGCTTCGAGGTCCACGCCGAGGGCGTGCTGGAGCTGCTGAGCGATGGCTTCGGCTTCCTGCGCAGCTCCGACAGCGACTACCAGCCGAGCCCGGACGACATCTACGTCTCTCCGTCGCAGGTGCGCCGCTTCAACCTGCGGCCCGGCGACACCATCACTGGCCCCATCCGCCAGCCCCGCGAGGGCGAGCGCTTCTTCGCGCTGCAGAAGGTGGACCGGGTCAACTTCGTGGATCCGCTCTCCGAGGCGGCCCGCGAGCGCATCCTCTTCGACAACCTCACGCCGCTCTACCCCACGCGCAAGCTGAAGCTGGAGCACGAGGGGTCGGAGATGACGACCCGCATCATCGACATGTTCTGCCCCATCGGCCTGGGCCAGCGCTGCCTCATCGTCGCTCCGCCGAAGGCCGGTAAGACGGTGCTGCTGCAGAACATCGCGCACGCCATCGCCAAGAACCACCCGGACGTCTACCTCATGGTGCTGCTCGTGGACGAGCGCCCCGAGGAAGTGACGGACATGGAGCGCAGCGTGCGCGGCGAGGTGGTCTCCTCCACCTTCGACGAGCCCGCCACGCGCCACGTGCAGGTGGCGGAGATGGTCATCGACAAGGCCAAGCGCCTGGTCGAGCAGAAGTACGACGTCTGCATCCTCCTGGACTCCATCACCCGCCTGGCGCGCGCCTACAACACCGTGGTGCCCGCCTCCGGAAAGATCCTCTCCGGCGGTGTGGACGCCAACGCGCTCCACAAGCCCAAGCGCTTCTTCGGTGCCGCCCGCAACATCGAGGAGGGTGGCAGCCTCACCATCATCGGCACGGCGCTCATCGACACCGGCAGCCGCATGGATGAAGTGATCTTCGAAGAGTTCAAGGGCACCGGTAACTCGGAAATCGTCCTGGACCGCAAGCTCTTCGAAAAGCGCATCTTCCCGTGTCTGGACATCAACAAGTCCGGTACCCGCAAGGAGGAGCTGCTCTTGTCGCAGACGGACCTCATCCGCATCACTGCGCTTCGGCAGGTGCTCCATCCGTTCACGCCGATCGACGCGATGGAGTTCGTGCTCAAGCACATGCGCCCCACGCCGTCGAACGTCGACTTCCTGGGGTCCATGAACCGATAG
- the yccX gene encoding acylphosphatase, which produces MGTRRVSLRIRGKVQGVFFRESTRQEATRLGLTGWVRNRDDGSVEAVAEGEPAVLEEFIRWCHRGPQAARVTDVERTDVEPTGEFRTFSVEHFS; this is translated from the coding sequence ATGGGCACACGTCGGGTGAGCCTGCGCATCCGCGGCAAGGTGCAGGGCGTCTTCTTCCGCGAGAGCACCCGTCAGGAGGCCACCCGCTTGGGCCTCACCGGCTGGGTGCGCAACCGCGACGACGGCTCCGTGGAGGCCGTCGCCGAGGGCGAGCCCGCCGTGCTCGAAGAGTTCATCCGCTGGTGCCACCGGGGCCCCCAGGCCGCGCGCGTGACGGACGTCGAGCGCACGGACGTCGAGCCCACCGGTGAGTTCCGCACTTTCTCCGTGGAGCACTTCTCATGA
- a CDS encoding glutamine amidotransferase translates to MKNVLLLKAGEAAASVRLSVGDYDRWFLQTVGLSGYRFDILPVHQGAQPPAEGNGYDAVMMTGSPASVTQLEPWMERAAEFMVNAAERGIPVLGVCFGHQLLAHAYGGRVARSPLGREIGTVEVDLTEAGRADPLFRGLGPRLSVQTTHEDMVAETPQGTVVLAGNGHTAVQALAFRPCSRGVQFHPEVQADAMRALIQARAEKLEAEATSRGLIPGERVPRLLAGIAPTPSGRQILVNFLEHFT, encoded by the coding sequence ATGAAGAACGTTCTGTTGCTGAAAGCGGGAGAGGCTGCGGCCTCGGTGCGTCTCTCGGTGGGCGACTATGACCGGTGGTTTCTCCAGACCGTGGGACTGTCCGGTTATCGATTCGACATCCTCCCTGTGCATCAAGGCGCGCAGCCGCCCGCGGAGGGGAACGGCTATGACGCGGTGATGATGACGGGCTCGCCCGCGTCAGTGACCCAGCTGGAGCCCTGGATGGAGCGCGCGGCGGAGTTCATGGTGAACGCGGCGGAGCGAGGCATCCCCGTGCTCGGCGTGTGCTTCGGCCACCAGCTCCTGGCGCATGCCTACGGAGGACGCGTGGCGCGCAGCCCGCTCGGGCGGGAGATCGGCACGGTGGAGGTGGACCTGACCGAGGCGGGCCGCGCGGATCCGCTCTTCCGAGGGCTGGGGCCGCGCCTCTCCGTGCAGACCACGCACGAGGACATGGTGGCCGAGACCCCTCAGGGGACAGTGGTGCTCGCGGGCAACGGCCACACCGCGGTCCAGGCCTTGGCTTTCCGGCCGTGCTCCCGAGGCGTCCAGTTCCACCCCGAGGTGCAGGCGGACGCGATGCGGGCGCTCATCCAAGCCCGAGCCGAGAAGCTCGAGGCGGAGGCCACCTCGCGCGGCCTCATCCCGGGAGAGCGCGTGCCACGGCTGCTGGCGGGCATCGCTCCGACTCCCTCCGGCCGGCAGATCCTGGTCAACTTCCTGGAGCACTTCACCTGA
- a CDS encoding DUF3052 family protein: MTPYAMGSLPAMLGIKAGSKVSVINPPRGFVQKLNPLPDGVEFLITAQSGLDVILFFTSDAHELVQRLPALSRAMALTGGIWICWPSGEGIKSSLSEEFVRHAALDIGLVDNKICLIDETWTGLRLVRRPRGRIDKPDHRKQAPTAQA; the protein is encoded by the coding sequence ATGACGCCGTACGCGATGGGCTCGTTACCCGCGATGCTGGGCATCAAGGCGGGCTCCAAAGTCTCCGTCATCAATCCCCCGCGCGGCTTCGTCCAGAAGCTCAACCCCCTGCCCGACGGCGTCGAGTTCCTCATCACCGCCCAGTCCGGCCTGGACGTCATCCTGTTCTTCACCTCGGATGCCCACGAGCTCGTCCAGCGCCTGCCTGCCCTCTCGCGCGCCATGGCACTCACCGGGGGCATCTGGATCTGCTGGCCCAGCGGCGAGGGCATCAAGAGCTCTCTCTCCGAGGAGTTCGTCCGCCATGCCGCGCTCGACATCGGTCTGGTAGACAACAAGATCTGCCTCATCGACGAGACGTGGACCGGCCTGCGCCTGGTGCGCCGCCCCAGGGGCCGTATCGACAAGCCGGACCACCGCAAGCAAGCGCCTACTGCCCAGGCCTGA
- a CDS encoding aldehyde dehydrogenase family protein, with amino-acid sequence MTDARTLAPQLPAPKLVIDGQPVDPVEGGTLPVVNPATGQKICDVPSANGADVDKAVKAARRAFESGPWSKMNPSERGKLIRKLSELLWERREEFALVESMNNGKTFREAIRGDVGPGAGTLAYFSDWANKITGEVLPVDGPFLTYCLKEPVGVVAAIVPWNYPTCLLCWKLGPALAAGCTVVVKPSELTPLTALKLGTLALEAGFPPGVLNVVTGYGDPTGEALARHPDVDKISFTGSGRTARRLLQASAGSNLKKLTLELGGKSPQIILPDADFDTATEACFWGIFGNKGEICNAGSRVLVHEKAYDAFVGRLVERAQKMKVGDPLDPETEMGSQISARQLDTILSYIESGRKQGAKLLTGGERDTQGVKAKGYFVKPTIFGDVKPEMKIAQEEIFGPVLSCLRFRDEAHALEIANSTTYGLAASIWTRDVAKAHAMARKVKSGVVWINCFNEFDNAAPFGGYKESGWGRDLSHHALEGYLQYKAVWTKLPEGV; translated from the coding sequence ATGACCGACGCTCGCACGCTCGCTCCTCAACTGCCTGCTCCCAAGCTGGTCATCGATGGCCAGCCTGTGGACCCCGTGGAAGGAGGCACCCTTCCAGTGGTGAACCCTGCCACCGGGCAGAAGATCTGCGACGTGCCCTCGGCCAATGGGGCGGACGTGGACAAGGCGGTGAAGGCCGCGCGCCGCGCCTTCGAGTCCGGCCCCTGGAGCAAGATGAACCCGAGCGAGCGCGGCAAGCTCATCCGCAAGCTCTCGGAGCTGTTGTGGGAACGGCGCGAGGAGTTTGCCCTCGTCGAGTCGATGAACAACGGCAAGACGTTCCGCGAGGCCATCCGCGGCGATGTCGGCCCGGGCGCTGGCACGCTGGCCTACTTCTCCGACTGGGCGAACAAGATCACCGGCGAGGTGCTCCCGGTAGACGGACCCTTCCTCACCTACTGCCTCAAGGAGCCAGTGGGCGTGGTGGCCGCCATCGTTCCGTGGAACTACCCCACGTGCCTGCTGTGCTGGAAGCTGGGCCCGGCGCTCGCGGCGGGCTGCACCGTGGTGGTGAAGCCCTCGGAGCTCACACCGCTCACCGCGCTCAAGCTGGGAACGCTCGCCCTGGAGGCGGGCTTCCCGCCCGGCGTGCTCAACGTGGTGACGGGCTATGGCGACCCCACGGGAGAGGCCCTGGCTCGGCACCCGGACGTGGACAAGATTTCCTTCACTGGCTCGGGGCGCACGGCGCGCCGGCTGCTGCAGGCCTCGGCGGGCAGCAACCTCAAGAAGCTGACGTTGGAGCTGGGCGGCAAGAGCCCGCAGATCATCCTCCCGGATGCAGACTTCGACACGGCCACCGAGGCGTGCTTCTGGGGCATCTTCGGCAACAAGGGGGAGATCTGCAACGCGGGCAGCCGCGTGCTCGTCCACGAGAAGGCCTATGACGCCTTCGTTGGCCGGCTCGTCGAGCGCGCCCAGAAGATGAAGGTGGGCGATCCGCTGGATCCCGAGACGGAGATGGGCTCGCAGATCAGCGCGCGCCAGCTCGACACCATCCTGAGCTACATCGAGAGCGGCAGGAAGCAGGGCGCGAAGCTGCTGACTGGCGGCGAGCGCGACACGCAGGGCGTCAAGGCCAAGGGCTACTTCGTCAAGCCGACCATCTTCGGGGACGTGAAGCCGGAGATGAAGATCGCCCAGGAGGAGATCTTCGGCCCGGTGCTGAGCTGCCTCCGCTTCCGCGACGAGGCGCATGCGCTCGAGATCGCCAACAGCACCACCTACGGACTGGCGGCGTCCATCTGGACGCGCGACGTGGCCAAGGCGCACGCGATGGCGCGCAAGGTGAAGAGCGGCGTGGTGTGGATCAACTGCTTCAACGAGTTCGACAACGCGGCGCCGTTCGGTGGGTACAAGGAGTCCGGTTGGGGCCGGGACCTGTCCCACCACGCGCTGGAGGGCTACCTCCAGTACAAGGCCGTGTGGACGAAGCTTCCGGAGGGCGTGTGA
- the ligA gene encoding NAD-dependent DNA ligase LigA: MDLKTAEKRARELRQELAHHNYRYYVLDSPEVSDAQYDRLMRELQELEGQHPQLVTPDSPTQRVGGEAAQKFEKVVHRAPMLSLANVFNDEEFSDFDERIRKQASVSEVTYVCEPKLDGLAITLRYEGGIFMQGATRGDGTTGEDVTANLRTVRSLPLQLLPQDGVKVPPLLEVRGEVFIRKEDFKKLNEKREEEGEPLFANPRNAAAGSLRQLDPKMTAARPLSIYLYEYVATEGLPSFKTHTDKLEYLKTLGLPVNRHVRAKGLDGVRKEYEASQKGRHALPFEVDGMVVKVDDEDLRLRLGQVSKSPRWAVAYKFPPEEESTLVESIEVQVGRTGALTPVAHLSPVKVGGVTVSRATLHNEDELRRKDVRKGDTVFVRRAGDVIPEIVSVVLSKRPEGAKPYEFPKTCPVCSAHTAKDEEGAIIRCTGASCPAQLVEKIRHFASRTAMDIDGMGDKLASQLVSSDLVKTFADLYALDQKKLLSLERMGEKSAENILAAIERSKQTTQRRFLYALGIRHVGEATAKALAEAFPDVRQLYTADQESITRVKDVGPTMAQVIYAFFQEPQNRDAIDALLAAGVTPAAPQVATGGTFAGKTVVLTGGMAAMSRDQAKEEIERRGGKVAGSVSKKTDFVVAGEDAGSKLKKAQELGVRILDEQQFLKLLQGEARS; the protein is encoded by the coding sequence TTGGATCTGAAGACCGCCGAGAAGCGCGCGCGCGAGCTCCGACAGGAGCTGGCCCACCACAACTATCGCTATTACGTCCTCGACTCGCCCGAGGTCAGCGACGCGCAATATGACCGGCTGATGCGCGAGCTGCAGGAGCTGGAGGGCCAGCATCCCCAGCTCGTGACACCCGACTCCCCCACGCAGCGCGTGGGCGGCGAGGCGGCCCAGAAGTTCGAGAAGGTCGTCCACCGGGCGCCCATGCTCTCGCTGGCCAACGTCTTCAATGACGAGGAGTTCTCCGACTTCGACGAGCGCATCCGCAAGCAGGCCAGCGTCTCCGAAGTCACCTACGTCTGCGAGCCCAAGCTGGACGGCCTGGCCATCACCCTTCGCTACGAGGGTGGCATCTTCATGCAGGGCGCCACCCGCGGCGACGGCACCACGGGCGAGGACGTGACAGCGAACCTGCGCACCGTGCGCAGCCTGCCGCTGCAACTGCTGCCCCAGGATGGCGTGAAGGTGCCGCCGCTGCTCGAGGTGCGCGGCGAGGTCTTCATCCGCAAGGAGGACTTCAAGAAGCTCAACGAGAAGCGCGAGGAAGAAGGCGAGCCGCTCTTCGCCAACCCGCGCAACGCGGCCGCCGGAAGCCTGCGTCAGCTCGACCCCAAGATGACGGCCGCGCGCCCGCTCTCCATCTATCTCTATGAGTACGTGGCCACCGAGGGCCTTCCCTCCTTCAAGACGCACACGGACAAGCTGGAGTACCTCAAGACGCTCGGGCTGCCGGTGAACCGGCACGTGCGCGCCAAGGGTCTGGACGGCGTGCGCAAGGAGTACGAGGCCTCGCAGAAGGGCCGCCACGCCCTGCCGTTCGAAGTGGACGGCATGGTGGTGAAGGTGGATGACGAGGATCTGCGCCTGCGGCTCGGGCAGGTGTCCAAGAGCCCGCGCTGGGCGGTGGCCTACAAGTTCCCTCCGGAGGAGGAGTCCACGCTGGTGGAGTCCATCGAGGTGCAGGTGGGCCGCACCGGCGCCCTCACCCCGGTGGCGCACCTCAGCCCTGTGAAGGTGGGCGGCGTCACCGTGTCGCGCGCCACCCTGCACAACGAGGACGAGCTGCGCCGCAAGGACGTGCGCAAGGGCGACACCGTCTTCGTGCGCCGCGCCGGTGACGTCATCCCGGAGATCGTCTCCGTGGTGCTCTCCAAGCGCCCGGAGGGCGCCAAACCGTACGAGTTCCCCAAAACGTGCCCGGTCTGCAGTGCCCACACCGCCAAGGATGAGGAGGGCGCCATCATCCGCTGCACCGGCGCCTCGTGCCCTGCGCAGCTGGTGGAGAAGATCCGCCACTTTGCCTCGCGCACCGCCATGGACATCGACGGCATGGGCGACAAGCTGGCCTCGCAGCTGGTCTCCAGCGATTTGGTGAAGACGTTCGCGGACCTGTACGCGCTCGACCAGAAGAAGCTCTTGAGCCTGGAGCGCATGGGCGAAAAGAGCGCGGAGAACATCCTGGCGGCCATCGAGCGCTCCAAGCAGACGACCCAGCGCCGCTTCCTCTACGCGCTCGGCATCCGCCATGTGGGCGAGGCCACCGCCAAGGCCCTGGCCGAGGCTTTCCCGGACGTGCGCCAGCTCTACACGGCGGACCAGGAGAGCATTACGCGCGTCAAGGACGTGGGCCCCACCATGGCCCAGGTCATCTACGCCTTCTTCCAGGAGCCGCAGAACCGCGATGCCATCGACGCGCTGCTGGCCGCGGGCGTCACTCCGGCCGCTCCCCAGGTGGCCACGGGCGGGACCTTCGCGGGCAAGACGGTGGTGCTCACCGGAGGCATGGCCGCCATGTCGCGGGACCAGGCCAAGGAAGAGATTGAACGTCGCGGTGGCAAGGTGGCGGGCAGCGTCTCGAAGAAGACGGACTTCGTGGTGGCGGGCGAGGACGCAGGCAGCAAGTTGAAGAAGGCCCAGGAGCTGGGAGTGCGCATCCTGGACGAGCAGCAATTCCTGAAGCTGCTCCAGGGCGAGGCCCGGAGTTGA